The genomic interval TTCCATAGTCGCTGGCGACATTTTGAGGTAGGCGGCAGATCTCGATTAGAGGCGCTAGAGAAAAAACTGGCGGAACTATCACCCCTGGAACAAGCACAGGCAAAATTTGACCTGGCAATCATCAGCGTTCTCCTGGATGCCGGAGCTGGCTCTGTTTGGCGTTTTCAAGAACCAGGAACGGAGCAAATTTTTCGGCGATCGGAGGGCTTAGCAGTTGCCAGCTTTCACCTGTTTTGCGAAGGAATGTTCTCCAGCGATCCAACCCATCCTTTGCAGGTAGACGCGATCGCCCTCCAGCAAATAACCGCAGCAAGCCTGAGCAAAGGTTTGCAGGTTAGTTCCACAAACCCACTCGTTGGTGTCTCAGGTCGGGTAAAACTTTTAAACCAACTCGGTCAAACCCTTCCGCTTTATCCCCAACTGTTTGGCTCAGACCCTCCCCGCCCTGGTTACCTGGTCAACTACCTGCTGGAACAGGCAACCAACCATCACCTGGCAGCCCCCAAAGTTCTGAGTTCCGTCCTAACCGGATTCAGCAACATCTGGCCCGGACGCATCACCCTATCCGGTATTAACCTCGGCGACGTCTGGCACTACCCCGCCCTCTCCCTATCTCCCCCCCCACCCCCCACCCCCCACTCGTCCCCTTCCACAAACTCTCCCAATGGCTCACCTACTCGCTTTTGGAGCCATTACAGGAGCTTGGATTAGAAATCATTGAGCTAGACAGTCTCACGGGGCTACCAGAGTATCGAAATGGAGGGTTGTGTCTGGATCTGGGTCTTTTGCAGATTAAAGATCCTGGGGTTCTACAGCAGCCCCATTCACCGGGTTCAGAAGTCATCGTTGAATGGCGTGCCCTCACTGTGATTCTCCTCGATCGCATCGCCGATGCCCTGCGCCAAAAGCTCAACAAAACCAGCACCGAACTCCCCCTAGCAAAAATCCTGCAAGGAGGAACCTGGGCGGCTGGACGCCAAATTGCTGCTGAATTGAGAAAAGACGGAGATTCCCCAATTCAGATAAAAAGCGACGGAACAGTCTTTTAAGCATACTCCCCACGGATAGGCACAGATGCTCAGGTGTCAGGTGTTAGGTGTCAGGGAAAGATTCAAAACTCAAAATTTAAAGCTAACAACCCATAATTCATAATTCACAAAATAGGCTCCTGATACAGCGGAACGGTAAACGTAACCGTGGCACCCAGTCCCTCGCCCATGCTGTAAAAATTCACCACACCACCCATCGCCTCGATCAATTTTTGGGAAATCGCTAATCCCAAACCCGTTCCTCCATACTGGCGGGTACGGGAACCATCCACCTGGCTAAAAGATTGAAATAACTTGTCTTGCTTATCGAGCGACACCCCAATTCCCGTATCTGCTACCCGCACCTTCACCATGCCGGGAAGTTCTTGATTTTGAACCATCACCTTTTTCTTAATGACTTCAACGCTGACCGTAATCCCGCCTTCATGGGTAAATTTGATGGCGTTGCCAACTAAATTGAACATCACCTGCTTCAAGCGTAAATAGTTGCCATAGATGATGATTTCATCATTCGTTGGGGGCTTCTGAATCTCGAAATAAAGATCATTCTTCTTCTGTTGCACCTGTTGGCTATAGGCAAACCGCTCAACATCATCCAGAAGTTCGTCCAATTTGACAGAACTCAGCTCAATTTGCATCTTTCCGGCTTCGATTCTTGCAATATCAAGAACATCGTTGATGATATGAAGCAAGTGAAGCGCTGAATGATAGGCTTCCTTAATAAAATCGCTTTGCTCCTCTGGATCATCCGCCATCCCATCCATGATTAACTTGAGGAACCCAATCATGCCATTGAGCGGGGTTCGCAATTCATGGGAAGTGTTTGCCAAAAATTCACTTTTCAGGCGAGAAGCCTCCTCTGCCTGATATCTAGCTTCTTCTAATTCCCGATGCTTTTGAAGTAAACTACTATTTGCCTTTTGCAACTCTGCTGCCAGCATTTGGCTTTTATTTAGCAACTTTGCATGGGCAAGGGCTGTGCCCACCTGATCTGCCAGGTTCTGAATCAATTCTAGTTCCGCTTCGCTCCACACCCGATCGCGATCGTACTGGTATAAAACAATCAATCCATTGGGTTGCTCCTGGTAGCAGGTCGCAATGATTAACCTTGACCGAGATTGTTTCTCAGCACCTTGATGAGACTCAGCAGACGGGGGTTCTTGCACCGAGACCGGTTTTAGGGTTTGAACCGCTTCATTGAAATGAGGTTCATCCGCCAGCCAGAACTCAGCACTTAAGCGCGGCGGGATAGAATCCTGACGATATTCAGCAACAACCTGAACCTTTGCCCGCTGATGGGGATCATAGTCAC from Kovacikia minuta CCNUW1 carries:
- a CDS encoding DUF1688 family protein, translating into MIKDKNHLPTSYSYSPHPTPHTPHPIPSVLPDPTDSTTIAYLRSPQAIRERCGQLFDLACANKLQYFQCDLSQLDRVADYVIQITRENYPDLAIPFHSRWRHFEVGGRSRLEALEKKLAELSPLEQAQAKFDLAIISVLLDAGAGSVWRFQEPGTEQIFRRSEGLAVASFHLFCEGMFSSDPTHPLQVDAIALQQITAASLSKGLQVSSTNPLVGVSGRVKLLNQLGQTLPLYPQLFGSDPPRPGYLVNYLLEQATNHHLAAPKVLSSVLTGFSNIWPGRITLSGINLGDVWHYPALSLSPPPPPTPHSSPSTNSPNGSPTRFWSHYRSLD
- a CDS encoding DUF1688 family protein — its product is MEPLQELGLEIIELDSLTGLPEYRNGGLCLDLGLLQIKDPGVLQQPHSPGSEVIVEWRALTVILLDRIADALRQKLNKTSTELPLAKILQGGTWAAGRQIAAELRKDGDSPIQIKSDGTVF
- a CDS encoding GAF domain-containing hybrid sensor histidine kinase/response regulator is translated as MASLADFQRSLPEGLEVSHGGDCLQEAVDEMVFVQDAAGNYLSFSWSSADQYNLKPEQVLGSCTKGVFYPTDVASYIAQIKQVLARLLPERFRCYFQCGDHCLLLDLVMSPVLLPDQPPKAVVVAGRLLEAGSGKESVDPNLSLSLVSSHSNPYSTFFPNSDRYQKQLTEIAWNISRTLELETVQQQTVQGLGKALGANQCIFCDYDPHQRAKVQVVAEYRQDSIPPRLSAEFWLADEPHFNEAVQTLKPVSVQEPPSAESHQGAEKQSRSRLIIATCYQEQPNGLIVLYQYDRDRVWSEAELELIQNLADQVGTALAHAKLLNKSQMLAAELQKANSSLLQKHRELEEARYQAEEASRLKSEFLANTSHELRTPLNGMIGFLKLIMDGMADDPEEQSDFIKEAYHSALHLLHIINDVLDIARIEAGKMQIELSSVKLDELLDDVERFAYSQQVQQKKNDLYFEIQKPPTNDEIIIYGNYLRLKQVMFNLVGNAIKFTHEGGITVSVEVIKKKVMVQNQELPGMVKVRVADTGIGVSLDKQDKLFQSFSQVDGSRTRQYGGTGLGLAISQKLIEAMGGVVNFYSMGEGLGATVTFTVPLYQEPIL